The stretch of DNA GCAAAGATATCAATTGTCTCAGTCTTCTCTTTAGCGAACATTGCCTTGGCATCATCAGATGAACCTACAGCATTCCAAAGTTTATAGTTACCATCACCTGCTGGGGCAAGTGCTCCGGCTGCTTCTTTAGCGATACCGTATGCAGCAATATTTCCTACTTTTACGATATCACCTTGGACCTTTTTCCCATCTGGCAGATAGAACGCACCTTTTTCATTTCTCAAAGAAGAGAGCTCACTATAGAGTGTTATAGATCTGCCAAATGCTTGCTTGATCTTCTCTACATCATTGGTTGTATTAACATCAGCGATTTTCACCCCATAAGGTTCAAGTGCCAAACGCGCCTGGTTGACCACATTACCTGTAAGCCCTCCATTATCTTCTTTCTCCGCTAACATTTTAGAAAGTTTTTCTAGTTTTTCACTGCTTACTTTTGTCTTTTCTGATACTTCAAGCAGTTGTGCCTGAAGTGCCTCTACCTTCTCTTTAGACGCTTGAAGTTCATTGGCCTGTTGTACTGTATCTATTTCAAGTCTCTTTTCCAGTTCTGCTTTTTGTGCTTTAAGGAATGCATACTCTTTCTGGTACGCTCTTTCAAGTTCCCCTGCCTGGAGAGATACCGAAAGTGAAACAAATGTCACGATTGTGAAAAATAGTTTAGTGATTGATAATGCCTTCATTAGTTAACTCCTCTGAGTAATAGTGCGTTGGGCAAGGTAAAGTACCCTGTACGGATCTGTTTTTGCAATGCATCAAAAAGATCAATGATCTGATCACGTTCAGTACTGTCTTTTGTCACTACATAACTGTATGTATTTCCCTCTTGTTTCACATACCCGATCCTCTCATCCGGTGTTGCAAAATACATCATGACTGAGCCCACTTTGGCGATCTTTGCCATAGTGGCTTTCCCATCAAGCATGATCTCTTGTTTGAACTGCCCGATCTCTTTTGTCAAACGCAATGCATCATCATAGCTTGCCCATGTCAAGGCAAGTGCTTTCTCTTGAGAAATCGTTCCATTTTTAAGATCATCTTTGATCTGATGAAGCGCAGCTACTCTCTCTTCCACTTTGAAAGGGATACCACTTTTGATCTCTTTTTCGAGGGCAATCAGTGCGTCATTGACAATAGGCTTAAGATCTACCGTAGCACTTCCCATCGTTTCTAGCTTTTTTTCTGTTTTTGCAATATTTTGTTGCGTAAGCTTTAATGAAGTTTCTTGTCTGTTGATCTGTGCTTCACTATCAGAGGTTTGAAGTGCATAAGACTTCATCTGCGCTTTGTATGCTTCTTTATTATCATCGATTTGTGTATAGAGAGATTCTACTTGTGATCTGAGCTCCATGATCGATTGAACCATGCTGTCATCCTTTGCCGCATGAAGCATCGTACCCGAAATAGCTAGAGCTGCTGATATAGAGATCAGTCTTGTCATTTTT from Sulfurovum xiamenensis encodes:
- a CDS encoding MotA/TolQ/ExbB proton channel family protein, translated to MKALSITKLFFTIVTFVSLSVSLQAGELERAYQKEYAFLKAQKAELEKRLEIDTVQQANELQASKEKVEALQAQLLEVSEKTKVSSEKLEKLSKMLAEKEDNGGLTGNVVNQARLALEPYGVKIADVNTTNDVEKIKQAFGRSITLYSELSSLRNEKGAFYLPDGKKVQGDIVKVGNIAAYGIAKEAAGALAPAGDGNYKLWNAVGSSDDAKAMFAKEKTETIDIFAYENLDKEVDYVTEKTFVDTMEDGGIIGYIIFALGLFGLVLLGLRVINLMRASTNVQDITQIVVEKVESGKKDEALDAIKGFEGSTARVIKSTLRNIDKNREHVEDVIMENILNESTQIDKFGSFVLVIAAVAPLMGLLGTVTGMIETFEVITEFGTGDPKLLSGGISAALVTTMQGLIVAIPLLLIGNLLSGWAQSIKDSMEQKALHIVNLYEKYRG
- a CDS encoding DUF3450 family protein, which gives rise to MGKMTRLISISAALAISGTMLHAAKDDSMVQSIMELRSQVESLYTQIDDNKEAYKAQMKSYALQTSDSEAQINRQETSLKLTQQNIAKTEKKLETMGSATVDLKPIVNDALIALEKEIKSGIPFKVEERVAALHQIKDDLKNGTISQEKALALTWASYDDALRLTKEIGQFKQEIMLDGKATMAKIAKVGSVMMYFATPDERIGYVKQEGNTYSYVVTKDSTERDQIIDLFDALQKQIRTGYFTLPNALLLRGVN